In Oryza sativa Japonica Group chromosome 2, ASM3414082v1, the following are encoded in one genomic region:
- the LOC4329105 gene encoding glycine-rich cell wall structural protein 1.0 encodes MATSTPCRLAISVILLCCFSLLPLAHARLLLSDKNTLNDSKAFSIKGGDGAGGGRGFGVSISHGGHDISIGIGGGFGGGAGTTRGGGASVGGGAGGGVGIDVGHGGVDVGIGGGGGAAVNGGGVHAGGGGGGGVGVHIGHGGVSISTGGGGGAGGGESAGSSGGGFGGGNGVGRAGNAVGGGGGSGSVIGSSGSGGGSGVGSTSSAIGGGSGSGGGQG; translated from the coding sequence ATGGCTACTTCCACACCCTGCAGACTGGCCATCTCAGTTATACTATTGTGCTGCTTCTCACTTCTCCCTCTTGCGCACGCGCGGCTCCTCCTTTCCGATAAAAACACCCTCAATGATAGCAAGGCCTTCTCCATCAAAGGTGGCGATGGCGCAGGAGGTGGGCGGGGTTTTGGTGTGAGTATTAGCCATGGAGGTCACGACATATCAATTGGTATAGGCGGTGGCTTTGGAGGTGGAGCCGGCACTACACGTGGTGGTGGCGCAAGTGTGGGTGGTGGGGCAGGTGGAGGTGTTGGCATAGATGTGGGTCATGGTGGGGTGGATGTGGGGATTGGTGGGGGAGGAGGTGCCGCGGTTAACGGTGGTGGCGTGcacgcaggaggaggaggaggtggcggtgtTGGTGTCCATATAGGTCATGGTGGAGTGAGTATAAGCAcagggggtggtggtggtgctggtggAGGTGAAAGTGCGGGAAGTAGCGGaggtggatttggtggaggaaaTGGAGTTGGCCGTGCTGGGAATGCagtgggaggcggcgggggtTCTGGTAGCGTGATTGGTAGTAGCGGAAGCGGAGGAGGTAGTGGGGTTGGATCAACAAGTTCTGCAATAGGAGGTGGCTCTGGAAGTGGTGGTGGACAAGGCTAA